In Nicotiana tabacum cultivar K326 chromosome 2, ASM71507v2, whole genome shotgun sequence, the following proteins share a genomic window:
- the LOC107781642 gene encoding xyloglucan endotransglucosylase protein 7: MGKEKRLWGTIGVAEMSAKVINYYKCLKGNRNDVLAVFLLCTACADNFYQDATVTWGDQRAHIQEGGRLLTLSLDKISGSGFQSKSEFLFGRFDMQLKLIPGNSAGTVTTFYLSSQGAGHDEIDFEFLGNSSGQPYTVHTNVYSQGKGNKEQQFHLWFDPTTSFHTYSIIWNAQRIIFLVDNIPIRVYNNHEALGVAFPKNQAMRVYASLWNADDWATQGGRVKTDWSMAPFTASYRNFNTNACVWSAASSTSSCGGSKSTDSANNDQTWQTQELDANGRNRLRWVQQKYMTYNYCTDAQRFNQVIPPECKRSRF, from the exons ATGGGTAAAGAAAAAAGGCTTTGGGGGACAATTGGGGTGGCTGAGATG tctgctaaagtcataaactactacaagtgtttgaaaggaaacagaaatgatGTTCTTGCAGTTTTCCTCCTATGCACTGCTTGTGCTGATAATTTCTACCAAGACGCGACTGTCACCTGGGGTGACCAGCGGGCTCACATACAAGAAGGTGGCCGTCTTCTAACCTTGTCTCTCGATAAAATTTCAGGCTCTGGCTTTCAATCCAAGAGTGAGTTTTTATTCGGAAGGTTCGACATGCAGCTCAAGTTAATACCTGGAAATTCTGCTGGCACTGTCACCACTTTCTAC TTGTCGTCTCAAGGAGCAGGGCACGacgaaattgattttgaatttctgggaaaTTCATCAGGCCAGCCTTACACAGTTCACACCAACGTTTATTCTCAGGGAAAAGGCAACAAAGAACAACAATTTCACCTCTGGTTCGATCCCACCACATCGTTTCACACCTACTCTATCATTTGGAACGCTCAACGCATCAT ATTTTTGGTGGATAACATACCAATAAGAGTGTACAACAATCACGAAGCACTTGGGGTTGCATTTCCAAAGAATCAAGCAATGAGAGTGTACGCTAGCCTATGGAATGCTGATGACTGGGCAACACAAGGCGGGCGAGTGAAAACGGACTGGTCCATGGCTCCATTCACAGCTTCTTACAGGAATTTCAATACAAATGCTTGTGTTTGGTCAGCGGCATCATCTACTTCATCTTGTGGAGGCTCTAAATCCACTGATTCAGCGAATAATGATCAGACATGGCAAACTCAAGAACTGGACGCTAATGGCAGAAATAGGCTTAGATGGGTGCAGCAGAAATACATGACATACAATTACTGTACAGATGCTCAAAGGTTCAATCAAGTCATTCCTCCTGAATGCAAGCGTTCAAGGTTTTAA